The DNA sequence TTGGCGTTGCGCGGTTCGCCGCCGTCGATGACCAGAACCGTGCGGAGAGACCGCGCCAGCGTCGTCGCTGCGCCCAGCCCAGCCGGTCCGCCGCCGATGATGACCACGTCGTAGAAGTTGTCAGTCGAGTTCATGAATCCTCCTTGAGGTGCTCATCGCCTATCAATGGGCACGGTTCGAGGGTGACTCAGAGTCTGGAGATTCGGCAAGTAATTTTGCTGGATTGGCAACTCGCGGCTGTCGCGGGAGTGGTGTCAGTGCCGCGAGCGAGCCTTCAAACCCGCTCAGGAAACCGGGCGTTGCGTCGTCTGCAGGGCGAGCTTGGGCCCGTTTCGCGAGCGGAGCGCGAGGCCAGCTCGCGAAACTCGCTCTCGCTCGGTCTGCAGGCCGAGCGTCGACCAGTACCGCGAGCGCTCCCGGCAGCCCGGTCACGAAACTCGCCCGTGCGCTGCCTGCAGACCGAGCGTCGACCAGCACCGCGAGCGAAGTTCTGGGCCCGGTCGTGAACTCGTGTACGCGCGGCCTGCAGTCCGAGCGTTGACCAGTACCGCGAGCGCGCCTTCAAACCCGCTCAGGAAACCGGGCGTTGCGTCGTCCGTAGAACCAAGCTTGGGCCGGTTTGGCGGGCGGGGCTTGGGGCTCGATCGCAAAACTCGCTCTCGCGTCGTCTGCAGTTCGAGCGTGTGCCGATTTGGCGAGCGAAGCTCTGGGTCCGGTCATGAAACTCGCGCGCGCTCGGTCTACGGCTGAGCGTTGCCCGGTTTGGCGGGCGGGGCTTGGGGCTCGGTCGCGAAACTCGCTCTCGCTCGGTCTGCAGTCCGAGCGTCGACCAGTACCGCGAGCACACCCCCACCCAACGACAAAGGCGACGCGGTGAACACCGCGTCGCCTCTGCTTTGTCGTGCTGGTTACTTGGTCTTCGGGTCGTCCGCTGCAGCGATCTCGACTTCGGCTGTGGCCTGGATCAGCGCCAGCAGTTCCTTGTCGAGGCCGGGTGCGAACTCTTCCTTACGTTCCGGCGCGATGGTCATCGGGAAACCTTCGGGCATCACGGCAGTCGACAATTCGGTGCCGTCATTCGAGGGTGACGCTCCGCGGTAGAGCTTCGCAGCTTCACTCTGGTCGTCAGCGCTGAACGTGTACTGGATGCTCTGCAAACCCTTGTCGAGGAGCTTCTTCACCTCGGGGAACGACTCCGCGTTCGTCTTCGGGATCGGCAGCACCTTGCCCCAGTTCACGCCGAGACTTTCCAGTGCTTTTGCGAAAGCGTTCTCGTGAGCCTGATCGCGGACGATCAGGTAAGAAATCGTCGACCGTGCCGCCTTGTTGTCGGTCATCTCATAGATGCGGCATTTCTGCAGTCGACCGGTGGATTCCAACATCAAGTTGTACAGCAGGTCCAGTACGAGGTTGCCACTGTTGTAGACGTACGACCCGAGCCACGGATTGCCCGCAGCGTCGACGGGCAACGCTCCCTGCGCACCGACCAGGTAATGGTGGATGTTGCTGGTGTCTAGGGCAATCTTCAACGGCGTGGCACCCTTGGCACCCGGCTTGTCGACCGGGTCGGTCTTCTTGCCGTTGTATTCCGGTGACCCGTCCAGAAGGCGGGAAATGGTGGTTCCGATGAGTTCCACGTGGCTGATCTCTTCAGTGCCCACGCCCTGCAGGAGATCCTTGTACGCCTTGGAGGAAGCGTCGCCGCGGAAGTTCATGGACTGGAACAGGTATTGCATCATCGTGCGCATCTCGCCGAACTGACCACCCAGACCCTCCTGCAGCGCATTCGCGGCTGCGGGATCAGGCTCGTCGATGGCGATTTCATTGATCAACTGTTGTGTGTGCAAGTACACGATTTCTCCTCAAGATCTTTTCGGTGAAACGACCGGAAATCAGGAACTGAATGCATTGGTCCACCGATTCAAGGCGAGTGCAGGCAAAAACTGCCATTCACTCACCGCATTCGGAGCAACCGGTCAAAGCTGTAGTACCCAAGCAGTTGGCAAACAAACCCGCCCTGGTGAATTGCCTTGGACATGACGGCGAACAGGCCGCAAATACCGCGGACTCCAGGATCGTCATCAAAAACATTTCGTACGTCGAAACAGGCACCCGAGGTGCCAAAGTTTCGGACCCAGTTGATCGTGCAGCCCGCCTCATCAGGTCCACAGGTGTCACGTTCTCATCCTCGGGTCGTGGGACGGGTCCGGATACATTGCGGGGCAACCCGTTTCGATCGCATCGAGACGTAACTCGAAGTGCCATGGCTCGTTCTGATAGATCCGGCACAGCCCGTATCGTGCACCGTGCGTGGACAGCCATGCGGCTGCCCGCGGGGGTCCGATGTCGATGGCGTCTCCGGATACATGCGCCGACCTGGCCGGCGTGGCGACCCACCGCGACGCCTGCGCGTGGGAGCCGAACTTCAAGACCGCGTCCTGAAGGAGTTGGGCCTGATAGGCCGGAGAACGCCATCCGCTGTTGACCTGGAAATCGACGCCCTCGGCTGCGGCGTCAATGGCCGCGCGGTGAACGGCACGGAGGAGGTCGCGGTGGACGTTGGCCACACCCGGGAGGTGGTCATCGAATACTGAGGTGGCTGGGGGAAGGACTCCGTCATCCTCGGACAGGACGCGGTGGCCGGTCAGGCCGATAGCTAGCGGTGCGGTTCGGGTCATGTTCCCAGTGAAGGAAGTGCCGTGTTGCCAGCGTGTATGTGCTTTTCGGTATGTCTACGATATGCGACGGCTCGTAGCATCAACGAATGCGTGTTTTGGTGGTCGAGGACGAACCGTTGATGGCTGAGGCCATCAGGGATGGGCTGCGCCTGGAGGCGATTGCCGCCGATACCGCCGGTGATGGCGACACCGCTCTCGAACTGTTGAGCATCAACTCCTATGACATCGCTGTACTCGACCGCGATATCCCCGGGCCGTCCGGCGATGAGATCGCCGAGAGCATCGTCGCTTCCGGCAGCGGGATGCCGATACTGATGCTGACGGCAGCTGACAGGCTCGACGACAAGACAACCGGTTTCGAACTGGGTGCCGACGACTACCTCACCAAGCCGTTCGAACTGAAAGAGCTCGTACTCCGGCTCCGTGCGCTCGACCGCAGGAGGACACGCAACAGGCCGCCCGTACGGGAGATCGCGGGGTTGCGCGTGGACGCATTCCGCCGTGAGGTCTACCGGGACGGTCAGTATGTGGCATTGACCCGCAAGCAGTTTGCTGTGCTCGAAGTCCTCGTGACTGCTGAAGGAGGTGTGGTCAGCGCCGAAGAGCTTCTGGAGCGGGCATGGGACGAGAATGCCGACCCCTTCACCAATGCGGTGCGGATCACGGTCTCGGGACTACGGAAACGGCTTGGCGAGCCCTGGCTCGTCGCCACCGTGCCTGGAGTCGGGTATCGGATAGACACGGCGGCCGGCACGGACCACGTAGGAGAAGGACGTGGATAGGAAGCCCGGGTTGAGTGTCCGACTCAAACTCACTCTCAGCTATGCGGGGTTCCTCATGCTCGCGGGAGTTCTGCTGCTCGGAGCAGTGTGGGTGTTCCTGCTGCGTTACGTACCGGAGGTGACCGGGGCGAATCCGGGCGGCATGCCGAGAATGCCGGGGTCTGGCCCCGATCGCTCCGATCTGGAGGACGCCTTCACGCCCAAAGCGGCCGCGGCAATGGCGTTCCTTCTTGTGTTCGGTCTCGTGGGAGGCTGGATTCTCGCCGGACACATGTTGGCCCCGCTGACGCGGATCACCACCGCCACCCGGCTGGCCGCGGGTGGGTCACTGTCCCACCGGGTTGCGCTCGAGGGCCGCAGCGACGAGTTTCGCGAACTCGCCGACAGCTTCGACGCAATGCTCGCCCGACTCGAAGCGCACGTCGCGGAACAACAACGGTTCGCCGCCAACGCTTCTCATGAGCTGCGCACTCCACTGGCGATCACACAGACCCTGCTCGATGTGGCACGCAGCGACCCGAACCGCGACACCGGAGAACTGATCGACCGCCTCTATTTTGTCAACTCGAGGGCGATAGATCTCACCGAAGCGCTCCTCCTGCTGAGCCGCGCCGACCAGCGCGTGTTCAGCCGGGACCACGTCGACTTGTCCCTCATCGCCGAGGAAGCCGCCGAAACCCTTCTCCCACTTGCAGAAGAACGTGGGCTGACCGTCGAGACCGTCGGCGACATCGCTCCCATCACCGGTTCACACGCACTTCTGCTCCAGATGGTGACCAACCTGGTTCACAACGCGATCGTTCACAACCTGTCCGAATCGGGCACGGTGTGGGTCAGCACGAGTGTGGGGCCTGACGCCGTTGTTCTCACGGTGGACAACACCGGCGACAAGCTCACCGCCCAAGCGGTTGCAACGATCACCGAGCCATTCCAGCGGGGTACCGCCCGTGTTCGGGACGGCCACGCGGGTGTGGGCCTCGGTCTGGCCATCGTCAAGAGCATCGCGCACGCACACGACGGAACGCTGACCCTCACGCCGCGGCCGGCCGGAGGCCTGCGCGTCATTGTCCGATTGCCCGCAGCAGGTGAGCGCATCGTCAGGTGAAGTCGGCCCTTACGCCATCGATGTGCGTCGGTCGGCGACAACATTCAGTACATGACGGGCGAGCACCACGTCGGCATCCGGTACGCCGGATGCCGACGCCCGTGCCGACATCGCCTTGAGCCGCCTCAAATCCGTGAGCAGCGGGATCAGCGTGGTCTCGATCCAGGCCGCGTCGAGGGCCGCGTCGTCGACCTCTATCGCGCCGCCGCCGCCACAGCCGGCGCGGCGTTCAACCGCGTGCTCGCCCCCGCGCAACGGCAGCGGTACGTACGCTGCCGGTAGGCCGACGGCGCCGAGTTCTGCGCACGTCATGGCGCCTGAACGGCAGATTGCGAAATCGGCTGCAGCGTAGACATATTGCATGTCGTCGACATACGGGACAACGACATAGGGTGCACCCTCGAAGTCGCCACCGGGAACATCGACCCGGCGCTGAGGTCCCGTGATGTGCAGTACCTGCACACCGTGTGCCCGCAGTGACGGGGCCGCACGGGAGACCGCCGCATTGATGGTTCCGGCACCTTGGGATCCACCTGTCACCATCAGGACCGGCAGGTCGGTTCGCAGGCCGAATCGGCGGCGGGCCGTGTCGCGCAGATTGAGGCGATCGAGCTGAGATATGGCCGGGCGCAGAGGTATTCCGATGACCTTGGCCTGTGGTAGGCGAACACCGGGCGCTGCGGTGAACACATGTGTCGTGAGGTGGGCGCCCAACCGGTTGGCCATGCCGGGCTGGGCGTTTGCCTCGTGCACGACGATCGCGAGACCACGCATGCGTGCGGCCAGATACGCCGGGGCGGAGACGTATCCGCCGAAACCCACAAGAACCTCCGCGTGGACCTTGTCGAGGACCGCACCCGCAGACCGTACCGAAACGCACAGCCTTGTCGGCAGGTTCAGCAGCGCACGGTTCATTCGGCGGGGTAGCGGAACCGGCGGGATGAGTTCAAGCGGGTATCCGCGCGACGGGATCAGGGTGGTGTCGAGTCCGCGAGTGGTACCGAGCGAGGTGATGACGGCAGTGGGTTCCAGGCGGCGGAGCGCGTCGGCGAAGTTCAACATCGGCTCGATGTGGCCGGCCGAATGTCCCCCGGCCACAACCACACGCGGTGCCGGTACCTGGCCGGCCGTCACGTGATCGGGAAGTCGAAGTAGGTGTCGGGGTAGGGTTCGTCCCTCAGTGTGTAGTGCCACCACTCACTGTCGTAGGAGGCGAAGTCGCAGGCCGCCATGAGGGAGCGCAAACACTCGCGATTCCTGGCCGCGGCGGCTGTGGTCCCGGGCGCGCCATGGTGCGAGATGGGATCCATCAGGTCATGCCCGCCACCCATCGCAGCCAGTTCACCGGTGTTCAGGTGGTACAGCGTCAGGTCGGTGGTGCTACCGCGGCTGTGGCCCGATTTGTAAGCCACATAACCGTTGTCGAACATCTCGGTTCGGCTGATGTTGGGGTGGTACCGCGATTTCGTCTCCGCCTCATCGGGCTGCTGTGCCCAGCGGACGAAGCAGTCGACGGCGCATTGAGGGCGGTAGCCGTCCCAGAGCAGCAGGCCGAACCCGAGTGATGCGGCCTTGTCCCTCACCTGCTCGAGGGCTGAGCACAGGGCTCGCGTGCCGACTATCCGATTGGCGAGGTACCCGTCCACGGGTTTGCCGGTGAAGTTGTCCCACGTTGCGTATTTGGCGTCCCAGCGTATGCCGGACACGAACTCATCGACGTAGACGAAATCGGCATTCATGAGGACGCACCGGCCATCGTCATGGAGACCATGTGGTCGATCACGTCGGACAACGGCATGCCCGCAGCGGCCATCATTCTCGGGTAGCGGCTGTATGAGGTCAGTCCTGGCAGGGTGTTGACCTCGTTGAGGATCACCTGCCCTTCCTCGGTGAGGAACATGTCGACGCGGGACAGCCCGCGGCAGCCCATAGCGCGGTAGATTGACTTCGCTGTCTCTTGCACATGTGCTCGCGACTCGGCGGATATGTTCGCGGGAACGGTGACCGTCGAGTTCTCCGAACCACTTTCCGGATTCGCCTCCTGGTGAATTCGAAAGAATCCGTCGGACAACATGATCTGGTCGACCTCACCGACGATGACGTCGCTGCCGGTACCCAGCATGGCGCAGCCGACTTCGCTGCCGAGAACAGCCTCCTCGATGAGAGTCTTCGAATCATATTGGCGTGAGGCGGCAATGGCATCTGCGAGCTCGCCCGGAACTCGTACCTTGCTGACGCCGAACGACGACCCGGAGCGTGCCGGTTTGACGAAGACCGGGTAGGGGAGTTGATCGGCGTCGACGTCTCCCTGCACACCGACAACCCAGAAGTTCGGCGTGGCGATCCCCGCGCTTCTGGCGACGGTGTACGCGAGTGACTTGTCCATACAGAGGGCTGAGCTCTGGATGTCGCAGCCGAGGTAGGGAATGCCGGATAGTTCCAGCAGTCCCTGGACGGCCCCGTCCTCACCGAGGGTGCCGTGCAGAATGGGAATTACGAGATCCAGACGCTCGACCTCGTAGCGTCCGTGGTCCAGGACCAGCAACCCGTGGACGCTTCGGTCGGGAGACAGCAGCGCCGGTCGGGAATCTCCTTTTTCCCAACCGTATTCAGGGTTGGTGCACAGCCGCCAGGCTCCACTTCTGGTGATGCCGATGTAGAAGGGCTCGTACTTCGCGAGGTCCACGTGCTTGGCCACCTCCTGCGCGGACTTGACCGAGACGGGGTGTTCCTCGGAACTTCCGCCGAAGATGATCCCGATGCGCAACCTAGCCACGTTGTTCCCTCTCGAATCTCAAGCAGTTGACGATGGAGTTCTCGACCGTGTCGCGCAGTGCGTGGTCGGTGTAGAAAGCGGTGTGTGGACTGACGATCACGTTCGGCATCTGTTGCAAACGCGTCAGCATCGTGCCCCCGAGCGATCGAGTCCTGCAGTCCGCGTAGAAGATCCCCTCCTCACCCTCCACCACATCGAGGGCCGCGCCACCGAGGTCGCCCCTCTCCAGCGCACCGACGAGGGCCTCGGTGTCGATGAGCGAACCCCGGCCGGTGTTCACGATGTACGCGCCGCGCTTCATCCGGCCGAGTCGTTCGCGATCGAGGAGGTGGTGTGTTCCCGCGTCGAGCGGTGTGTGCAAGGTGATGATGTCGCTTTGCTCGACCAGTTCGTCGAGGTCGACGTAATTGATGCCAATCGTGGTGTGGGTGTCGTAGGCCAGGATGCGGCTACCGAAGCCTCGCAGCCGATTCATGACGGCGGTGCCGATGCGGCCGGTGCCGATCACTCCCACGGTCATGTCGCGAAGCTCTCGACCGCGAACCTCGCTCAACCGGTAGTCGCTGACGTCTGTGCGTCTGATGACTGACTTCGCATCTCGCACAGACATCAACATCAGCATCACGGCGTAGTCCGCGACGCTGTCGGGGGAGTAGCTGACATTCCCGACCGAGATGCCCAACCGCCGAGCATATTCGACGTCCAGATGGTTGTAACCGATGCTCCTGGTAGAGATGTACTCCACACCAGCCCGGCTGAGTGCCACCAAGGTGGGGTTCGACACCGGTGTCTTGTGCCCGATGCTGACGCAGCGATTTCCCTCTGCCAGCGCTGCATTGGAGGAGGAAGCGGTTGCTGCCGTGACGGTCACCGCCACACCCAATTCGAGCGCCCTCTCCTCGAAGAGGCGGGCTTCGTCGTGCTCACAGCCGTACACCGTGATTCCCACGAAAGGTGCCGGCGTTGCGGAGGAACGGACAGGCTTCGGCCGGTGGGCCGCCTGGTGTACCGATGTGCTGTAGGGCATGCCGACAGTCAAGACAGGCGAGTGTTGCCAGGGCGTATGAGGAAACCGATACGCCGACGATAGGTGCCGCTGCGGGTTGCACTCACGGCCTCACGCCACGTGAAGGGTCACTCCTGGCGCGGGGCGCCCCGGTCGCCGCCTGCCATGTCGCCCGTCCCTGGAGTTCCGTCCGCGAGTTCATAGCGCAGATAGACGGTGCCGCGAGGCCCCGCTGCCGGTGGTTCGACGAGGGTGAGGTTGGTGGGAACAGCTCCGCCGTCGAAAATCTTCTTCCCGACTCCGAGCATGATGGGGTGAAGCCACAGATCGATCCGGTCGAACAGCTTGTCGCGCAACAGGGTCTGTACCAGGTTCAGACTTCCGACGACCTTGATGTTCTCGTGGCGATCACGGATCTCGTTCACCGCGTCGGACAGATTGGGCCCGAGTTGAGAAGATCCTGCCCACGAGAGGTCCGGCTTGCCGCGTGAGGCGACGTACTTGGGGATGCGATTGAAGAGCGTGGCGATCTCGTTGTCGGGGCCTTCCTCCTGATGAGGCCAGTGTGCAGCGAAGATGTCGTAGGTTCGTCGGCCGAGAAGAAGGGCGTCGGTGCCCTCGTAGGCAGCGCCGACCTGTCCCCCTGCGACCTCGTCGAACAGTGGCGCCTGCCAGCCACCGAACGGGAACCCGATCGGGTCCTCGTCGGGTGCGCCGGGGGCCTGCCCGACGAGGTCGAGGGTTGCGAACAGTTCCAGGTATATCTTGCCCATGGTGTACTCCCGATGAAGTGATCTGGCCGTCGAAGAGTGGACCAGGCAACTCGTCGGAACTCATCGGTGACAAGGCCGGGACGTCAGTACAGGGTCTGGTAGGCGACCTCGATGTCCTCGTCGATGCGGTGCGCGGTGGCCTCATCACGCTGCAACTGAGCGGCCATGATCTCGCCAGTGGTCGGTACCTCTCCCGGCGACGCAAGACTCGCGGGGTCCCACAGCTTGGATCGCAGAATGGCCCTGCCACAGTGCAGATATGCCTCGTCGACCTCGACGATGAGAGCGAGTTCGGGTGTTTTGTCTCTGGCCGCGAGTTGGGGCAGGAGGTCGGGATCCTCGGTCAGGTAGCCATTCCCGTTGATACGCAGGGTCTCGCGATGACCGGGCACAAGAAAGATGAGACCGATGCCGGGGCGCGACAAGATGTTCTCGAAAGAATCGATCCGCTTGTTGCCGATGCGGTCGGGGATGGCGATGGTGGTGTCGTCGAGAACCTTCACGAATCCTGGCTGGTCGCCGCGCGGAGAGCAGTCGGCGGACCCGTCGTCGTTGGAGGTGGCCATGCACAGGAACGGCGAACGCGCGATGAACCGGCGGAAGTTGGGGTCGATGGTGCGCTGCACTTTTGTCACCGCCAGCCCGGCGGGCTCACCGATCAACTCCCTGACCCGGTCATGCGACATACGGCGCGGACGTCCCGTGGCGGCGGACCCACCTGATGTCGATGTCATGGCAGAAAAGCCCTTTCGATGGTCGGATTGATCCGTGTCGAGTATCAGCCTGTCTGGATCAGTTCGGGCGGAACCTCTTTGCCGTCTGCGATGGCCGCAAAGAACGCCGTCGTGTTGTCGCCCCAGGCAAGTGAGTCACCGGCATCGGTTAAGATCGACCCGCCGTTGGGTGTGGTCACCGTGACCGGGTCGCTGCGCAGCGCCCACGCGAGGCGTGCGAGATGCCATATGTGGTCGCCGTTGTCGACCGTCAGGGAGCTCACGGTCCCGTTCACCAGGGGCCAGAAGCGGAACGGGTTCAGGATTGTCGAGGCGCTGGTGGCCTTCTTCATCAGCG is a window from the Williamsia sp. DF01-3 genome containing:
- the vanA gene encoding D-alanine--(R)-lactate ligase; the protein is MARLRIGIIFGGSSEEHPVSVKSAQEVAKHVDLAKYEPFYIGITRSGAWRLCTNPEYGWEKGDSRPALLSPDRSVHGLLVLDHGRYEVERLDLVIPILHGTLGEDGAVQGLLELSGIPYLGCDIQSSALCMDKSLAYTVARSAGIATPNFWVVGVQGDVDADQLPYPVFVKPARSGSSFGVSKVRVPGELADAIAASRQYDSKTLIEEAVLGSEVGCAMLGTGSDVIVGEVDQIMLSDGFFRIHQEANPESGSENSTVTVPANISAESRAHVQETAKSIYRAMGCRGLSRVDMFLTEEGQVILNEVNTLPGLTSYSRYPRMMAAAGMPLSDVIDHMVSMTMAGASS
- a CDS encoding D-isomer specific 2-hydroxyacid dehydrogenase family protein, translated to MPYSTSVHQAAHRPKPVRSSATPAPFVGITVYGCEHDEARLFEERALELGVAVTVTAATASSSNAALAEGNRCVSIGHKTPVSNPTLVALSRAGVEYISTRSIGYNHLDVEYARRLGISVGNVSYSPDSVADYAVMLMLMSVRDAKSVIRRTDVSDYRLSEVRGRELRDMTVGVIGTGRIGTAVMNRLRGFGSRILAYDTHTTIGINYVDLDELVEQSDIITLHTPLDAGTHHLLDRERLGRMKRGAYIVNTGRGSLIDTEALVGALERGDLGGAALDVVEGEEGIFYADCRTRSLGGTMLTRLQQMPNVIVSPHTAFYTDHALRDTVENSIVNCLRFEREQRG
- a CDS encoding HAMP domain-containing sensor histidine kinase translates to MDRKPGLSVRLKLTLSYAGFLMLAGVLLLGAVWVFLLRYVPEVTGANPGGMPRMPGSGPDRSDLEDAFTPKAAAAMAFLLVFGLVGGWILAGHMLAPLTRITTATRLAAGGSLSHRVALEGRSDEFRELADSFDAMLARLEAHVAEQQRFAANASHELRTPLAITQTLLDVARSDPNRDTGELIDRLYFVNSRAIDLTEALLLLSRADQRVFSRDHVDLSLIAEEAAETLLPLAEERGLTVETVGDIAPITGSHALLLQMVTNLVHNAIVHNLSESGTVWVSTSVGPDAVVLTVDNTGDKLTAQAVATITEPFQRGTARVRDGHAGVGLGLAIVKSIAHAHDGTLTLTPRPAGGLRVIVRLPAAGERIVR
- a CDS encoding dihydrofolate reductase family protein, which codes for MGKIYLELFATLDLVGQAPGAPDEDPIGFPFGGWQAPLFDEVAGGQVGAAYEGTDALLLGRRTYDIFAAHWPHQEEGPDNEIATLFNRIPKYVASRGKPDLSWAGSSQLGPNLSDAVNEIRDRHENIKVVGSLNLVQTLLRDKLFDRIDLWLHPIMLGVGKKIFDGGAVPTNLTLVEPPAAGPRGTVYLRYELADGTPGTGDMAGGDRGAPRQE
- a CDS encoding manganese catalase family protein, with product MYLHTQQLINEIAIDEPDPAAANALQEGLGGQFGEMRTMMQYLFQSMNFRGDASSKAYKDLLQGVGTEEISHVELIGTTISRLLDGSPEYNGKKTDPVDKPGAKGATPLKIALDTSNIHHYLVGAQGALPVDAAGNPWLGSYVYNSGNLVLDLLYNLMLESTGRLQKCRIYEMTDNKAARSTISYLIVRDQAHENAFAKALESLGVNWGKVLPIPKTNAESFPEVKKLLDKGLQSIQYTFSADDQSEAAKLYRGASPSNDGTELSTAVMPEGFPMTIAPERKEEFAPGLDKELLALIQATAEVEIAAADDPKTK
- a CDS encoding response regulator transcription factor, which translates into the protein MRVLVVEDEPLMAEAIRDGLRLEAIAADTAGDGDTALELLSINSYDIAVLDRDIPGPSGDEIAESIVASGSGMPILMLTAADRLDDKTTGFELGADDYLTKPFELKELVLRLRALDRRRTRNRPPVREIAGLRVDAFRREVYRDGQYVALTRKQFAVLEVLVTAEGGVVSAEELLERAWDENADPFTNAVRITVSGLRKRLGEPWLVATVPGVGYRIDTAAGTDHVGEGRG
- a CDS encoding MSMEG_1061 family FMN-dependent PPOX-type flavoprotein encodes the protein MTSTSGGSAATGRPRRMSHDRVRELIGEPAGLAVTKVQRTIDPNFRRFIARSPFLCMATSNDDGSADCSPRGDQPGFVKVLDDTTIAIPDRIGNKRIDSFENILSRPGIGLIFLVPGHRETLRINGNGYLTEDPDLLPQLAARDKTPELALIVEVDEAYLHCGRAILRSKLWDPASLASPGEVPTTGEIMAAQLQRDEATAHRIDEDIEVAYQTLY
- a CDS encoding UDP-N-acetylglucosamine--N-acetylmuramyl-(pentapeptide) pyrophosphoryl-undecaprenol N-acetylglucosamine transferase yields the protein MTAGQVPAPRVVVAGGHSAGHIEPMLNFADALRRLEPTAVITSLGTTRGLDTTLIPSRGYPLELIPPVPLPRRMNRALLNLPTRLCVSVRSAGAVLDKVHAEVLVGFGGYVSAPAYLAARMRGLAIVVHEANAQPGMANRLGAHLTTHVFTAAPGVRLPQAKVIGIPLRPAISQLDRLNLRDTARRRFGLRTDLPVLMVTGGSQGAGTINAAVSRAAPSLRAHGVQVLHITGPQRRVDVPGGDFEGAPYVVVPYVDDMQYVYAAADFAICRSGAMTCAELGAVGLPAAYVPLPLRGGEHAVERRAGCGGGGAIEVDDAALDAAWIETTLIPLLTDLRRLKAMSARASASGVPDADVVLARHVLNVVADRRTSMA
- a CDS encoding M15 family metallopeptidase, with amino-acid sequence MTRTAPLAIGLTGHRVLSEDDGVLPPATSVFDDHLPGVANVHRDLLRAVHRAAIDAAAEGVDFQVNSGWRSPAYQAQLLQDAVLKFGSHAQASRWVATPARSAHVSGDAIDIGPPRAAAWLSTHGARYGLCRIYQNEPWHFELRLDAIETGCPAMYPDPSHDPRMRT
- the vanX gene encoding D-Ala-D-Ala dipeptidase VanX, whose protein sequence is MNADFVYVDEFVSGIRWDAKYATWDNFTGKPVDGYLANRIVGTRALCSALEQVRDKAASLGFGLLLWDGYRPQCAVDCFVRWAQQPDEAETKSRYHPNISRTEMFDNGYVAYKSGHSRGSTTDLTLYHLNTGELAAMGGGHDLMDPISHHGAPGTTAAAARNRECLRSLMAACDFASYDSEWWHYTLRDEPYPDTYFDFPIT